The Amycolatopsis mongoliensis genome includes a window with the following:
- a CDS encoding LysE family translocator, translating to MPNLLAFIPAAFLIAMVPGPATVMLIKQAARGSKRNAFATIAGIEAGVAFWGLAAVFGLTAVLAASRTAYDVLRIAGAIFLVCLGIKALFFRGSVEEKAIRPGAGFRSGLVTNIGNPKAGVFALSFLPQFVPAHAGAGALLACVAACGGSSAPRAGCWWASASPSRSRAEFSSSERFSHRSRRTLVSPATV from the coding sequence ATGCCGAACCTGCTCGCGTTCATCCCCGCCGCGTTCCTCATCGCGATGGTCCCCGGGCCCGCGACGGTCATGCTGATCAAGCAGGCGGCCCGCGGCTCGAAGCGCAACGCCTTCGCGACCATCGCCGGCATCGAAGCCGGCGTCGCGTTCTGGGGGCTCGCCGCGGTGTTCGGCCTGACCGCGGTGCTCGCCGCCTCCCGGACGGCGTACGACGTCCTGCGCATCGCAGGCGCGATCTTCCTGGTCTGCCTCGGGATCAAGGCGCTGTTCTTCCGCGGTTCGGTTGAGGAGAAGGCGATCCGGCCGGGCGCGGGCTTCCGGTCCGGGCTCGTCACGAACATCGGCAACCCCAAGGCGGGCGTGTTCGCGCTGTCGTTCCTGCCGCAGTTCGTCCCGGCCCACGCGGGCGCCGGTGCGCTACTGGCCTGCGTCGCGGCCTGCGGTGGCTCGAGCGCACCTCGGGCGGGCTGCTGGTGGGCTTCGGCGTCACCGTCGCGCTCGAGGGCTGAGTTCTCCAGCAGCGAACGGTTTTCCCACCGCTCCAGGCGCACACTTGTATCACCTGCAACGGTGTAA
- a CDS encoding AAA family ATPase codes for MSHPQITLTVRHTPSALDTRRGVVRLHPEVLDALGLRAWDAVHLTGARVSAALAAPTDEADVPGIVLTDDVTMSNLGVTEGAEVVVAPAEVSAAKTVTVAGSRLASVSVSPHMLRLALIGKVLTVGDAVSLLPQDLAPSPGSDPAGLRGQLSRAIGATWTNELLTVTATEPAGTVAVGPSTVVVWRDGARQAPQPAAPRTATALVRTSAVTAAEEWIEAEIVEDEVVIEETVEETVPLADLIGAEATARKLAEWFDLAFHRPELLARLGAPAHLGVLLSGPEGVGKATLVRSVANESDIRVVPVAAPNLAVLDPNVAVSRLREAIRAAEGPTVLLLTDVDALLPAATPPPVATVVLEELRTALRRERFAVVATTARAEAADPRLRTADLLDRELSLALPDAKTRRELLNVLLRDVPLDTGIDCGVLAERTPGFVAADLIALRRDAALRAALRQREADEPRISQQDLLDALATVRPVSMSTSDNLATGGLTLDDVGNMVDVKQSLTESVLWPLRYPDSFARLGVEPPRGVLLYGPPGGGKTFLVRALAGTGALNVFAVKGAELMDKWVGESERAVRELFRRAAEAAPSLIFLDEIDALAPRRGQSSDSGVADRVVAALLTELDGVEPMREVVVLGATNRPELVDPALLRPGRLERRVYVPPPDAEARAAILSASSKNTPLASDVDLAEVASTLDGYSAADCAALIREAALTAMRESLEAREVTAVHLDSARKTVRPSLDPAQLAALEAYAKTQAGD; via the coding sequence GTGAGCCACCCGCAGATCACGCTGACCGTCCGGCACACGCCGTCCGCGCTGGACACCCGCCGTGGCGTCGTCCGGCTGCATCCCGAAGTGCTCGACGCGCTCGGCCTGCGGGCCTGGGACGCCGTGCACCTCACCGGCGCCCGGGTCAGCGCCGCCCTCGCCGCGCCCACCGACGAAGCCGACGTGCCCGGCATCGTGCTCACCGACGACGTCACCATGTCGAACCTCGGCGTCACCGAGGGCGCCGAGGTCGTGGTCGCGCCCGCCGAGGTCTCCGCGGCGAAGACGGTCACCGTCGCCGGGTCGCGGCTGGCCAGCGTCTCGGTCAGCCCGCACATGCTCCGGCTCGCCCTCATCGGCAAGGTGCTCACCGTCGGCGACGCCGTCTCCCTGCTGCCGCAGGACCTCGCGCCGAGCCCGGGGTCCGACCCGGCCGGCCTGCGCGGCCAGCTGTCGCGGGCGATCGGCGCGACCTGGACGAACGAGCTGCTGACCGTCACGGCGACCGAGCCGGCCGGCACCGTCGCGGTCGGACCGTCCACAGTGGTCGTCTGGCGCGACGGCGCGCGGCAGGCGCCCCAGCCCGCCGCACCCCGGACGGCGACCGCGCTCGTCCGCACCTCCGCCGTCACGGCGGCCGAGGAGTGGATCGAGGCGGAGATCGTCGAAGACGAGGTGGTGATCGAGGAGACCGTCGAGGAGACCGTGCCACTGGCCGACCTCATCGGCGCCGAAGCGACCGCGCGCAAGCTGGCCGAGTGGTTCGACCTGGCGTTCCACCGGCCGGAGCTGCTGGCCCGGCTGGGCGCGCCCGCCCACCTCGGCGTCCTGCTGTCCGGTCCCGAGGGCGTCGGCAAGGCGACGCTCGTCCGCTCGGTCGCGAACGAATCCGACATCCGCGTGGTGCCGGTCGCCGCGCCGAACCTCGCGGTGCTGGACCCGAACGTCGCGGTCTCGCGCCTGCGCGAGGCGATCCGCGCCGCGGAAGGGCCGACCGTGCTGCTGCTCACCGACGTCGACGCGCTGCTGCCCGCGGCCACGCCGCCGCCGGTCGCCACCGTCGTGCTGGAGGAGCTGCGGACGGCGCTGCGGCGCGAGCGCTTCGCCGTCGTCGCGACGACGGCCCGTGCGGAGGCCGCCGACCCGCGGCTGCGCACCGCCGACCTGCTGGACCGCGAGCTCAGCCTGGCGCTGCCGGACGCGAAGACGCGGCGGGAGCTGCTGAACGTCCTGCTCCGCGACGTCCCGCTCGACACGGGCATCGACTGCGGCGTCCTGGCCGAGCGGACGCCGGGGTTCGTCGCCGCGGACCTGATCGCGCTGCGGCGGGACGCGGCGCTGCGGGCCGCGCTGCGCCAGCGTGAGGCGGACGAGCCGCGGATCTCGCAGCAGGACCTCCTCGACGCGCTGGCCACCGTCCGCCCGGTGTCGATGTCCACTTCGGACAACCTGGCCACCGGCGGGCTGACGCTGGACGACGTCGGGAACATGGTCGACGTCAAGCAGTCGCTCACCGAGTCCGTGCTGTGGCCGCTGCGGTATCCGGACTCGTTCGCCCGGCTCGGCGTCGAACCGCCGCGCGGGGTGCTGCTGTACGGACCGCCCGGCGGCGGCAAGACGTTCCTGGTGCGCGCCCTGGCCGGCACCGGCGCGCTGAACGTGTTCGCGGTCAAGGGCGCCGAGCTGATGGACAAGTGGGTCGGCGAGTCGGAGCGCGCGGTGCGGGAGCTGTTCCGCCGGGCCGCCGAGGCCGCGCCGTCGCTGATCTTCCTCGACGAGATCGACGCGCTGGCCCCGCGCCGCGGCCAGTCGTCGGACTCGGGCGTCGCCGACCGGGTGGTCGCGGCGCTGCTGACCGAGCTCGACGGCGTCGAGCCGATGCGCGAGGTCGTCGTCCTGGGCGCGACGAACCGGCCCGAGCTGGTCGACCCGGCGCTGCTGCGGCCGGGCCGGCTGGAGCGTCGCGTCTACGTGCCGCCGCCGGACGCCGAAGCCCGCGCGGCGATCCTCTCGGCCAGCTCGAAGAACACGCCGCTGGCCTCCGATGTGGACCTCGCCGAGGTCGCGTCCACTCTGGACGGTTACTCGGCCGCCGACTGCGCGGCCCTGATCCGCGAGGCGGCGCTGACGGCGATGCGCGAGTCCCTGGAGGCCCGCGAAGTCACCGCGGTCCACCTGGACAGTGCCCGCAAGACGGTCCGTCCGAGCCTCGACCCGGCCCAGCTCGCCGCGCTGGAGGCCTACGCCAAAACGCAGGCCGGGGACTGA
- a CDS encoding GlsB/YeaQ/YmgE family stress response membrane protein, whose amino-acid sequence MGFVAWVIFGAIVGWAANLVVGGRDRRRQGCLVSVLVGVVGAALGGLLYRLAIGRPMTFEFDFPSFGVAILGAVVLLAILRVVSGLGRRPSDRS is encoded by the coding sequence ATGGGTTTCGTCGCATGGGTGATCTTCGGCGCGATCGTCGGCTGGGCCGCGAACCTCGTCGTCGGCGGCCGGGACCGGCGCCGGCAGGGCTGCCTGGTCAGCGTGCTGGTCGGGGTGGTCGGCGCGGCACTCGGCGGGCTGCTCTACCGGCTCGCGATCGGCCGGCCGATGACGTTCGAGTTCGACTTCCCCAGCTTCGGCGTGGCCATCCTCGGCGCCGTCGTGCTGCTGGCGATCCTGCGGGTCGTGAGCGGTCTCGGCCGTCGTCCGAGTGACCGTTCGTAA
- a CDS encoding S1C family serine protease — protein MDEAMDAYSQAVSTVAKTVTPHVAGVQLSRGSGSAVVFADDGHLLTNAHVVTDHRRGVATFADGSEVPFDVVGADPLSDLAVLRARGETPSAAVLGDADRLVVGQLVVAVGSPLGFSGTVTAGVVSALGRALPVRHGRAGRVIEDVIQTDAALNPGNSGGALADSAGRVVGVNTAVAGVGLGLAVPINATTRRIIDTLVVEGRVRRAYLGVVGVPAPLPDDIAGRTGQAAGLRVHEVVSGGPADRAGLRAGDLVLTVGRTRVSDAQGIQRQLFAEVIGTALPITVLRNGAMVDVYATPAELVG, from the coding sequence ATGGACGAGGCGATGGACGCCTACTCGCAGGCCGTCAGCACGGTCGCGAAGACCGTCACCCCGCACGTCGCCGGGGTCCAGCTCTCGCGCGGCAGCGGCTCGGCGGTCGTCTTCGCCGACGACGGCCACCTGCTCACCAACGCCCACGTGGTCACCGACCACCGGCGCGGCGTCGCGACCTTCGCCGACGGCAGCGAGGTGCCCTTCGACGTCGTCGGCGCCGACCCGCTGTCCGACCTCGCGGTCCTGCGGGCGCGCGGCGAGACGCCGTCGGCCGCCGTGCTCGGCGACGCCGACCGGCTCGTCGTCGGGCAGCTCGTCGTGGCCGTCGGCAGCCCGCTCGGCTTCTCCGGCACCGTCACCGCGGGTGTCGTCAGCGCGCTCGGCCGGGCGCTGCCGGTGCGCCACGGCCGCGCCGGGCGCGTGATCGAGGACGTCATCCAGACCGACGCCGCCCTCAATCCGGGCAACTCCGGCGGCGCGCTCGCCGACTCCGCCGGCCGCGTCGTCGGCGTCAACACCGCGGTCGCCGGCGTCGGGCTCGGGCTCGCGGTGCCGATCAACGCGACGACGCGGCGGATCATCGACACGCTCGTCGTCGAGGGCCGGGTGCGGCGCGCGTACCTCGGCGTCGTCGGCGTCCCGGCGCCGCTACCGGACGACATCGCCGGGCGCACCGGGCAGGCGGCCGGGCTGCGGGTGCACGAGGTGGTCTCGGGCGGGCCCGCCGACCGCGCCGGGCTGCGCGCCGGCGACCTCGTGCTGACCGTCGGGCGCACCCGCGTCTCGGACGCCCAGGGCATCCAGCGGCAGCTGTTCGCGGAAGTGATCGGCACCGCACTGCCGATCACCGTGCTGCGCAACGGAGCCATGGTCGACGTGTACGCGACACCGGCCGAACTGGTCGGGTGA
- the pssA gene encoding CDP-diacylglycerol--serine O-phosphatidyltransferase: protein MVRVTTPGVRLLPNAITVLALCAGLSAVQFALTKNYAMAIASIGIAAVLDSLDGRIARLLDATSKMGAELDSLSDGISFGVAPALVIYVWQTGADRIGWVASLIFAVCMILRLARFNTLLDDTEQPPYASEFFVGVPAPAGGLLAMLPLVAWLQWGGGWWSSQWVVWAWTIAIAALLISRIPTLSLKTVKAPAKAIAPLLIGVALLAAAIIQFPLVALIAAMILYLAHIPYSVYRHRWLAAHPEAWTVPPRERRAIRRARSPRRLGLRPPLRRRVAGAAMRAVRLPRTGETVRTPRGSENGQGPRRRSWRQIGLRRK, encoded by the coding sequence ATGGTCCGCGTGACCACCCCCGGCGTCCGGCTGCTGCCCAACGCCATCACCGTGCTCGCGCTGTGCGCGGGCCTGTCGGCCGTCCAGTTCGCGCTGACCAAGAACTACGCGATGGCGATCGCCTCGATCGGCATCGCGGCGGTGCTCGACAGCCTGGACGGCCGGATCGCCCGCCTGCTCGACGCGACGTCGAAGATGGGCGCGGAGCTGGACTCGCTGTCCGACGGCATCTCGTTCGGTGTCGCGCCGGCGCTGGTCATCTACGTGTGGCAGACCGGCGCGGACCGGATCGGCTGGGTGGCGTCGCTGATCTTCGCCGTCTGCATGATCCTGCGGCTGGCCCGCTTCAACACACTGCTGGACGACACCGAGCAGCCGCCGTACGCGAGCGAGTTCTTCGTCGGCGTCCCGGCGCCGGCGGGTGGCCTGCTCGCGATGCTGCCGCTGGTGGCCTGGCTGCAATGGGGCGGCGGCTGGTGGTCGTCGCAGTGGGTCGTGTGGGCGTGGACGATCGCGATCGCGGCGCTGCTGATCAGCCGCATCCCGACGCTGTCGCTGAAGACGGTCAAGGCGCCGGCCAAGGCGATCGCGCCGCTGCTGATCGGCGTCGCGCTGCTGGCTGCGGCGATCATCCAGTTCCCGCTGGTCGCCCTGATCGCGGCGATGATCCTGTACCTGGCGCACATCCCGTACTCGGTCTACCGGCACCGCTGGCTGGCCGCGCACCCGGAGGCCTGGACGGTCCCGCCGCGCGAGCGCCGCGCGATCCGCCGGGCCCGCTCCCCGCGCCGCCTGGGCCTGCGTCCCCCGCTGCGCCGCCGGGTCGCGGGCGCGGCGATGCGCGCGGTCCGGCTGCCCCGCACCGGCGAGACGGTCCGCACCCCCCGCGGCAGCGAAAACGGCCAGGGCCCGCGGCGCCGCTCGTGGCGCCAGATCGGCCTGCGCCGCAAGTAA
- a CDS encoding peptide deformylase, translated as MTIHPIVIAGEPVLHQPTREITEFDEKLRTLTDDMFETMYAAEGVGLAANQIGLDLRVFVYDCPDDEGVRHKGLVVNPKLETSEIPETMPDPDDDWEGCLSAPGESYPTGRAKWAKVTGFDLDGNPIEVEGTGYFARCLQHETDHLDGFIYLDRLVGRHARAAKKMLKSNKWGVPGNSWLPPKTPEDDGAVI; from the coding sequence GTGACCATCCACCCCATCGTGATCGCCGGCGAACCCGTGCTGCACCAGCCGACTCGGGAGATCACCGAGTTCGACGAGAAGCTGCGCACGCTCACCGACGACATGTTCGAGACGATGTACGCCGCCGAGGGCGTCGGCCTCGCGGCCAACCAGATCGGCCTCGACCTGCGGGTGTTCGTGTACGACTGCCCGGACGACGAAGGCGTCCGGCACAAGGGCCTCGTCGTGAACCCGAAGCTCGAGACGTCGGAGATCCCGGAGACCATGCCGGACCCGGACGACGACTGGGAGGGCTGCCTGTCGGCGCCCGGCGAGTCGTACCCGACGGGCCGCGCGAAGTGGGCGAAGGTGACCGGCTTCGACCTCGACGGCAACCCGATCGAGGTCGAGGGCACCGGCTACTTCGCCCGCTGCCTGCAGCACGAGACCGACCACCTCGACGGCTTCATCTACCTCGACCGGCTGGTCGGGCGGCACGCCCGCGCGGCGAAGAAGATGCTGAAGTCCAACAAGTGGGGCGTCCCGGGCAACTCGTGGCTGCCGCCGAAGACCCCCGAGGACGACGGCGCCGTCATCTGA
- a CDS encoding DUF3263 domain-containing protein — protein MDAAESMAEPQPSPPKPVPGLTEREVEILAFERQWWRHAGAKENAIRERFDLSATRYYQLLNKLLEKPEAIEADPMLVKRLRKTRAARQRKRGARRLGIELK, from the coding sequence ATGGACGCCGCGGAGTCGATGGCTGAGCCGCAGCCGTCGCCGCCGAAGCCCGTGCCCGGCCTGACCGAACGCGAGGTCGAGATCCTCGCCTTCGAGCGCCAGTGGTGGCGACACGCCGGGGCGAAGGAGAACGCCATCCGCGAACGCTTCGATTTGTCCGCCACGCGCTACTACCAGCTGCTCAACAAGCTGCTGGAGAAGCCGGAGGCGATCGAAGCGGACCCGATGCTGGTGAAGCGGCTGCGCAAGACCCGCGCCGCCCGCCAGCGCAAGCGTGGCGCCCGGCGACTGGGGATCGAGCTGAAATGA
- a CDS encoding glycoside hydrolase family 15 protein, which yields MRKLMFGALAGLLVTGLIPGIAAAQGGGEAPGAPGAHPSWLPANKTGFGTAHDRSSNVWFTLQGGQLSEVYYPDLSTPSVRSMNFVVTDGRSFAVTDYTAKSQQVRRTDDDSLTYEQTITDDQHRWRLRKTYVTDPAATTVLVDVDFQSLTGRPYQLYAVADPDLTNDGSDDSAARKGDAVTAQDATNAAALTAKPAFTRTSVGYAGASDGNTQLAKTFKLAAYDSAAKGNVVLTGQTAADGVRNRHVTLALGMGAKAADALGSAQASQRRGVRDITRAYDRGWEQYLRGVSKPPSSLKTDAERDLYKASMLTLAASEDKHHPGAFIASPSMPWRFGNNDPEWSPSGTYHLVWPRDLYQIATGLASGGDTAAANRAVSYMFGTQQQADGHMPQNSRVDGVPYWTSIQLDETAFPIVLAQQLGRTDLWPGVRKAADFILGYRGPNGQASPYTQQERWEEQDGWSPSTIASVIAGLVCAADIASHNGAAADAARYLAAADKMKADLPKQTITTNGPLSKDPYFVRLTKDANANAPTTYNLGNSSVTMDQRAVTDAGFLDLVRLGVYRADDPVIVNSVRVTDKEIAFTTPTGQFWHRYTKDGYGEQADGSPWDYTFPAESRTTFGRLWPLLAGERGEYELTLGDPSSAARRLRDLGRVSSSAETMPEQVWDENPPSGQTGFPAGTPNTSATPLAWTHAQYVRLAWDVKAGSVLETPKVVRCHFLGC from the coding sequence ATGCGCAAACTCATGTTCGGCGCCCTCGCCGGGCTGCTGGTCACCGGATTGATCCCGGGGATCGCGGCGGCTCAGGGCGGTGGCGAGGCACCCGGTGCGCCCGGTGCCCATCCCAGCTGGCTGCCGGCGAACAAGACCGGGTTCGGCACCGCTCACGACCGGTCGAGCAACGTCTGGTTCACCCTCCAGGGTGGCCAGTTGTCCGAGGTCTACTACCCGGACCTGTCGACGCCGAGCGTCCGGTCGATGAACTTCGTCGTCACCGACGGCCGCAGCTTCGCCGTCACCGACTACACGGCGAAGTCCCAGCAGGTCCGGCGCACCGACGACGACAGCCTGACCTACGAGCAGACCATCACCGACGACCAGCACCGGTGGCGCCTGCGCAAGACGTACGTCACCGACCCGGCCGCCACGACGGTGCTGGTGGACGTCGACTTCCAGTCGCTCACCGGGCGGCCGTACCAGCTCTACGCGGTCGCCGACCCGGACCTGACCAACGACGGCTCGGACGACTCGGCCGCGCGGAAGGGCGACGCCGTCACCGCGCAGGACGCCACGAACGCGGCCGCGTTGACCGCGAAGCCCGCGTTCACCCGCACGAGCGTCGGCTATGCGGGCGCGTCCGACGGGAACACGCAGCTCGCGAAGACCTTCAAGCTCGCCGCGTACGACAGCGCCGCGAAGGGCAATGTCGTGCTGACCGGGCAGACCGCGGCCGACGGCGTCCGGAACCGGCACGTCACCCTCGCCCTCGGCATGGGCGCGAAGGCCGCCGACGCGCTCGGCAGCGCGCAGGCGTCGCAGCGACGCGGCGTCCGCGACATCACCCGCGCGTACGACCGAGGCTGGGAGCAGTACCTGCGCGGGGTGAGCAAACCGCCGTCGTCGCTGAAGACCGACGCCGAGCGCGACCTCTACAAGGCGTCGATGCTGACCCTCGCCGCGAGCGAGGACAAGCACCACCCGGGCGCCTTCATCGCGTCGCCGAGCATGCCGTGGCGGTTCGGGAACAACGACCCGGAGTGGTCGCCGTCCGGCACCTACCACCTGGTCTGGCCGCGTGACCTCTACCAGATCGCGACCGGCCTGGCGTCCGGCGGCGACACGGCCGCGGCGAACCGCGCGGTGTCCTACATGTTCGGCACGCAGCAGCAGGCCGACGGGCACATGCCGCAGAACAGCCGGGTCGACGGCGTGCCGTACTGGACGTCGATCCAGCTCGACGAAACCGCTTTCCCGATCGTGCTGGCCCAGCAGCTCGGCCGGACCGACCTGTGGCCCGGCGTCCGGAAGGCCGCCGACTTCATCCTCGGCTACCGGGGCCCGAACGGGCAGGCGTCGCCCTACACCCAGCAGGAGCGCTGGGAGGAGCAGGACGGCTGGTCCCCGTCGACCATCGCCTCGGTGATCGCCGGGCTCGTCTGCGCGGCGGACATCGCTTCGCACAACGGCGCGGCCGCCGACGCCGCCCGGTACCTCGCCGCGGCGGACAAGATGAAGGCCGACCTGCCCAAGCAGACGATCACCACGAACGGGCCGCTGTCGAAGGACCCGTACTTCGTCCGGCTGACCAAGGACGCGAACGCCAACGCTCCGACGACGTACAACCTCGGCAACTCGAGCGTGACGATGGACCAGCGCGCGGTCACCGACGCGGGCTTCCTCGACCTGGTGCGCCTCGGCGTCTACCGGGCCGACGACCCGGTGATCGTGAACAGCGTGCGCGTCACCGACAAGGAGATCGCGTTCACCACGCCGACCGGGCAGTTCTGGCACCGGTACACGAAGGACGGCTACGGCGAGCAGGCCGACGGTTCGCCGTGGGACTACACGTTCCCGGCGGAGAGCCGCACGACGTTCGGCCGGCTGTGGCCGTTGCTCGCCGGTGAACGCGGCGAGTACGAGCTGACGCTCGGCGACCCGTCGTCGGCCGCGCGGCGGCTGCGTGACCTCGGCCGGGTGAGCAGCTCGGCGGAGACCATGCCGGAGCAGGTGTGGGACGAGAACCCGCCGTCGGGCCAGACCGGCTTCCCGGCCGGCACGCCGAACACGTCGGCGACCCCGCTGGCCTGGACGCACGCCCAGTACGTCCGGCTGGCCTGGGACGTCAAGGCGGGCTCGGTCCTGGAGACGCCGAAGGTGGTCCGCTGCCACTTCCTCGGCTGCTGA
- a CDS encoding LytR C-terminal domain-containing protein, which produces MSVFSGMSRPMKAAGVALIGVAIIAAVIGGISALSGDGSNEAGPSGTPTQPGTSTGSQPPSGSTSTTPPPTTTSPSSPTPPSPTSPTPGQPTSGQPGQPGQPGDQQASNKWVTVRVFNNSLIKDLAQRAAADFRGSGWNVNEVGNYSQGTIPTTTAFYRPGTDEEAAAKQLAQEFGIKAEPRFPGIEGASPGVIVIVTKEYESGHKGS; this is translated from the coding sequence ATGAGCGTGTTTTCGGGAATGTCCCGGCCGATGAAGGCCGCGGGCGTCGCCCTGATCGGGGTGGCCATCATCGCCGCGGTGATCGGCGGGATCTCCGCGTTGAGCGGGGACGGGTCGAACGAAGCCGGGCCGAGCGGCACGCCGACCCAGCCGGGGACGTCCACCGGGTCGCAGCCGCCTTCGGGCTCGACTTCGACGACGCCGCCGCCGACCACCACTTCGCCGTCGTCGCCCACCCCGCCGTCGCCGACCTCGCCGACGCCGGGCCAGCCGACGTCCGGCCAGCCGGGGCAGCCCGGGCAGCCGGGCGACCAGCAGGCGTCCAACAAGTGGGTGACCGTCCGGGTCTTCAACAACTCCCTGATCAAGGATCTCGCCCAGCGGGCCGCCGCCGACTTCCGCGGCAGTGGCTGGAACGTCAACGAGGTCGGCAACTACTCGCAGGGCACCATCCCGACGACGACGGCCTTCTACCGCCCGGGCACCGACGAGGAAGCCGCGGCCAAGCAGCTCGCCCAGGAGTTCGGGATCAAGGCCGAGCCCCGCTTCCCGGGGATAGAGGGCGCGAGCCCCGGCGTGATAGTGATCGTGACGAAGGAATACGAGTCCGGCCACAAGGGCAGCTGA
- a CDS encoding phosphatidylserine decarboxylase, translated as MSGTRPEPAGNPVAHALQLARETLPPMHPAGRPFVAGGVAATLLARRFSKRLGVVGALATVATAAFFREPKRVPPPRDGVALASADGLVSLIEEAVPPAELGLPAEPRMRVSVFLSVFDVHVQRVPANGVIERVAYRPGKFLSADLDKASEDNERNSVLMRTEDGHELVVVQIAGLVARRILCEIREGDKVGAASTYGIIRFGSRVDLYLPPGSRVLVSKGQRTVGGETVIAELPAAPAKG; from the coding sequence ATGAGCGGCACCCGGCCGGAGCCCGCCGGCAACCCCGTCGCGCACGCCCTCCAGCTCGCCCGCGAAACGCTGCCGCCGATGCACCCGGCCGGCCGGCCGTTCGTGGCGGGCGGGGTCGCCGCGACGCTGCTCGCGCGCCGGTTCTCCAAGCGCCTCGGGGTCGTCGGTGCACTCGCGACCGTGGCGACCGCCGCGTTCTTCCGCGAGCCGAAGCGGGTCCCGCCGCCGCGTGACGGCGTCGCGCTCGCCTCGGCCGACGGTCTCGTGTCGCTGATCGAGGAAGCCGTCCCGCCCGCCGAGCTCGGCCTGCCGGCCGAGCCGCGGATGCGCGTGTCGGTGTTCCTCTCGGTGTTCGACGTGCACGTCCAGCGCGTGCCGGCGAACGGCGTGATCGAGCGCGTCGCCTACCGCCCGGGCAAGTTCCTCTCCGCCGACCTGGACAAGGCCAGCGAGGACAACGAACGCAACTCCGTGCTGATGCGCACCGAAGACGGCCACGAGCTCGTCGTCGTGCAGATCGCCGGGCTGGTCGCGCGTCGCATCCTCTGCGAGATCCGCGAGGGCGACAAGGTCGGCGCCGCCTCGACCTACGGCATCATCCGCTTCGGCTCGCGGGTCGACCTCTACCTCCCGCCGGGTTCCCGGGTGCTGGTCAGCAAGGGCCAGCGCACGGTCGGCGGCGAGACCGTGATCGCCGAACTCCCTGCCGCGCCTGCGAAAGGCTGA